One window of Pleurodeles waltl isolate 20211129_DDA chromosome 3_1, aPleWal1.hap1.20221129, whole genome shotgun sequence genomic DNA carries:
- the CCNB2 gene encoding G2/mitotic-specific cyclin-B2 — protein sequence MMHARRPISSLEAENPPKGGIARTKKLPGKRAVLGELGNKATAGVQQPKHVKVPVKVQPVVKPSNVSVRPKQHVPVKSVVQEPLPTVLCASSNDVSMDEDQLCQAFSDALINVENIDEDDNPQQCCSYVKEIFVYLRHLEVQQPVFPRYLDGREINGRMRAILIDWLVQVHSKFQLLQETLYMCVALIDRFLQIQPVSRNKLQLVGVASLLLASKYEEIFVPEAGDFVYMTDNAYSKAQILEMEMLILRELNFSLGRPLPIHFLRRASKASKADAVQHMLAKYLMELVLIDYDMAHFRPSEIAAASLCLAQKILGRGSWDPTTQYYTGYAEDNLVLVMKHMAKNVVRVNNNLTKHVATKNKYAASKLMKISTIPQLRSQLVENLYTSLMEGEGC from the exons ATGATGCACGCTCGGCGTCCCATC TCTTCACTGGAAGCAGAAAATCCTCCAAAAGGTGGGATTGCCAGAACTAAAAAGCTCCCTGGCAAAAGAGCAGTGCTGGGAGAGCTTGGGAATAAAGCTACTGCTGGAGTGCAGCAACCAAAG CATGTCAAAGTACCAGTGAAGGTGCAGCCTGTTGTCAAACCTTCCAATGTTTCGGTGAGGCCGAAGCAGCATGTACCAGTGAAGTCTGTTGTACAGGAACCTCTCCCAACG GTTCTCTGCGCTTCCTCAAACGATGTTTCCATGGATGAGGACCAGTTGTGTCAAGCCTTCTCTGATGCCTTGATAAATGTGGAGAATATTGATGAGGATGATAATCCTCAGCAGTGTTGCAGTTACGTCAAGGAAATATTTGTTTATCTCCGGCACCTGGAG GTGCAACAGCCTGTGTTTCCAAGGTACCTTGATGGCCGGGAAATTAATGGGCGCATGCGTGCTATCCTGATTGACTGGCTTGTTCAAGTGCATTCCAAGTTCCAGCTTCTTCAGGAAACACTATACATGTGTGTCGCATTAATTGATCGCTTTCTACAA ATTCAGCCAGTTTCCAGAAACAAACTTCAGCTGGTGGGAGTGGCTTCCCTACTCTTGGCATCAAAGTACGAAGAAATCTTTGTTCCTGAAGCTGGGGATTTTGTGTATATGACGGACAATGCTTATTCCAAAGCTCAGATCCTGGAAATGGAGATGCTCATATTACGAGAGCTAAACTTCAGTCTGGGGCGACCACTTCCAATCCACTTCTTGCGAAGAGCATCCAAAGCAAGCAAG GCTGATGCTGTACAACACATGCTGGCAAAATACCTGATGGAGCTCGTGCTGATAGACTATGACATGGCTCACTTCCGCCCTTCAGAGATAGCTGCAGCATCTTTGTGTCTAGCTCAGAAAATTTTGGGACGTGGCAGCTGG gATCCTACTACACAGTATTACACTGGGTATGCAGAGGACAACTTGGTGCTGGTCATGAAACACATGGCAAAGAATGTAGTTCGAGTGAATAACAACCTTACAAAACATGTT